The following are encoded in a window of Sporichthya brevicatena genomic DNA:
- a CDS encoding quinone-dependent dihydroorotate dehydrogenase has translation MKLYTALTRKALFASGGGDPEAAHHRTIRLLEEAGSTPRRRTALARVPRPTAPTTVFGIRFPNPVGLAAGMDKDAVAIPAWGALGFGFAEVGTVTWHAQPGNPQPRLFRAVASEGIVNRMGFNNRGAEAMAARLGALGPAPIPIGISLGKSKVTPVEDATEDYLNSLKVLLPYADYVAVNVSSPNTPGLRSLQDKGALDELLAALRGYTVSVAGPAGPVPLLVKIAPDLTDSAIAEVLEVCTARGVAGIIATNTTISRDGLAPADRHLAEEAGGLSGRPVHAMSVRTVAFVVKEAGESLPVVGVGGILDPDDASRMFDAGAKLVQLYTGFVYRGPGLIRGIVKRAR, from the coding sequence ATGAAGCTCTACACCGCACTGACCCGCAAGGCCCTGTTCGCCTCCGGCGGCGGGGATCCGGAGGCGGCGCACCACCGGACCATCCGTCTGCTCGAGGAGGCGGGGAGCACGCCGCGGCGGCGGACCGCGCTGGCCCGGGTGCCGCGACCGACCGCGCCGACGACCGTGTTCGGCATCCGCTTCCCGAACCCCGTCGGTCTGGCCGCCGGGATGGACAAGGACGCGGTGGCGATTCCGGCCTGGGGCGCGCTCGGGTTCGGCTTCGCCGAGGTCGGCACGGTGACCTGGCACGCGCAGCCGGGCAACCCGCAACCGCGCCTGTTCCGGGCGGTCGCGTCGGAGGGCATCGTCAACCGGATGGGCTTCAACAACCGGGGCGCGGAGGCGATGGCCGCCCGTCTCGGTGCGCTGGGCCCGGCGCCGATCCCGATCGGCATCAGCCTCGGCAAGTCGAAGGTGACCCCGGTCGAGGACGCGACCGAGGACTACCTGAACTCGCTCAAGGTGCTGTTGCCCTACGCGGACTACGTCGCGGTCAACGTCTCCTCGCCGAACACGCCCGGCCTGCGCTCGCTGCAGGACAAGGGCGCGCTCGACGAGCTGCTCGCCGCGCTGCGCGGCTACACCGTGTCGGTCGCGGGCCCGGCCGGGCCGGTGCCGCTGCTGGTGAAGATCGCACCGGATCTCACCGACTCCGCGATCGCCGAGGTGCTCGAGGTCTGCACCGCCCGCGGCGTCGCCGGGATCATCGCCACGAACACCACGATCTCCCGGGACGGGCTCGCCCCCGCCGACCGGCACCTCGCCGAGGAGGCCGGCGGCCTGTCGGGTCGGCCGGTCCACGCGATGTCGGTCCGCACGGTGGCGTTCGTCGTGAAGGAGGCCGGCGAGTCGCTGCCGGTCGTCGGGGTGGGCGGCATCCTCGACCCCGACGACGCGAGCCGCATGTTCGACGCCGGGGCCAAGCTGGTCCAGCTCTACACCGGCTTCGTCTACCGGGGCCCCGGGCTGATCCGCGGGATCGTCAAGCGCGCTCGCTGA